The Streptomyces achromogenes genome window below encodes:
- a CDS encoding protein-tyrosine phosphatase family protein, which produces MRTRRKRPDVPEPDRPWSEIVPGLWMGGHGFRGRSGERELAVVRDGFDLVQTLTRARPGHGPGPGVEHHVWPIPDGPLDGTQLAGVIRLAQAAGDALDAGRTVLVRCYSGYNRSGLVVAHALMLQGRSADDAIRLIRSRRSPWALHNELFVEYLRAGLPTARLLEELAE; this is translated from the coding sequence TTGCGGACTCGCAGGAAGCGACCCGACGTACCGGAACCGGATCGTCCGTGGAGTGAGATCGTGCCCGGGCTGTGGATGGGCGGCCATGGGTTCCGGGGGCGTTCCGGAGAGCGGGAGCTCGCCGTGGTGCGGGACGGGTTCGATCTCGTCCAGACGCTGACCCGGGCCAGGCCGGGACACGGGCCCGGCCCCGGTGTGGAGCACCATGTGTGGCCGATTCCCGACGGACCGCTGGACGGCACCCAGCTCGCCGGGGTGATCCGGCTGGCGCAGGCCGCGGGCGACGCGCTGGACGCGGGGCGGACGGTCCTGGTGCGCTGCTACAGCGGTTACAACCGGTCGGGGCTGGTCGTCGCGCACGCGCTGATGCTCCAGGGGCGCTCGGCCGACGACGCGATCCGGCTGATACGGTCACGGCGCTCGCCGTGGGCCCTGCACAACGAGCTGTTCGTGGAGTACCTGCGCGCGGGACTGCCGACGGCCCGACTGCTCGAGGAATTGGCCGAGTAA
- a CDS encoding nuclease-related domain-containing protein: MNGLRVIPTWRHGRERLYVCLTDGRNIAWYDREAARINLVSEDRREDVLEVLGPFVTGPVTVGPPPVPTPAELARLALHPDDDLAPNRPGEALLVDLDRDPAHRLRTDPRRRSLAAEQTVGEALDRLDGAGWHTLHSLPLPGGDRLHHLAIGPAGLFAVHTLYARRHRVRIADPVVGLGRREPEPLLRRIRGDADRASHALTAEVRPVLALVGPTDVAFTGPPRQVRVLTDTDLPDLVRLGGVLKPADVEALHAMARDRRTWSEV; the protein is encoded by the coding sequence ATGAACGGACTGCGCGTCATACCGACCTGGAGGCATGGCCGGGAGCGGCTCTACGTCTGCCTCACGGACGGCAGGAACATCGCCTGGTACGACCGTGAGGCGGCCAGGATCAACCTGGTCTCCGAAGATCGCAGGGAGGACGTCCTGGAGGTCCTCGGCCCCTTCGTCACCGGCCCGGTCACGGTCGGCCCGCCCCCCGTCCCCACACCCGCCGAGCTGGCCCGGCTCGCCCTTCACCCGGACGACGACCTGGCCCCCAACCGCCCCGGCGAGGCCCTCCTGGTCGACCTCGACCGCGACCCCGCCCACCGGCTGCGCACCGACCCGCGCCGGCGATCCCTCGCGGCCGAGCAGACGGTCGGCGAGGCGCTGGACCGACTCGACGGCGCGGGCTGGCACACGCTGCACTCCCTCCCGCTCCCGGGCGGCGACCGGCTCCATCACCTGGCCATCGGTCCGGCGGGCCTGTTCGCCGTCCACACGCTGTACGCCCGTAGGCATCGGGTGCGGATCGCCGATCCGGTGGTCGGGCTGGGGCGCCGCGAGCCGGAGCCCCTGCTCCGCAGAATCCGGGGCGACGCCGACCGCGCGTCTCACGCCCTCACGGCCGAGGTCCGTCCCGTACTCGCCCTGGTGGGCCCGACGGACGTCGCCTTCACCGGCCCCCCGCGCCAGGTCCGCGTCCTGACCGACACCGACCTCCCCGACCTGGTCCGCCTGGGCGGAGTCCTCAAACCGGCGGACGTGGAGGCCCTCCACGCGATGGCCAGAGACCGCAGAACCTGGTCAGAAGTCTGA
- the ligD gene encoding non-homologous end-joining DNA ligase encodes MTPITEVEGRRLALSNLEKVLYPATGFTKGEVLHYYATVADVLLPHLRDRPLSFLRYPDGPGGQVFFAKNVPPGTPDWVTTAEVPRSEGPARMVVVQDLPSLVWAANLVTEFHTPQWVIQEPETADRLVFDLDPGAPATVVECCEVAVWLRERLAQDGIEAFPKTSGSKGLHLLAAVRGASSERVTEYAKRLAVEAEQAAPRLVLHRMTRSLRPGKVFVDWSQNAARKTTAAPYTLRARAEPTVSAPVTWEEVEECGSAGALTFFAGDVAARVRDFGDLSGALFEEGRVGVVP; translated from the coding sequence ATGACGCCGATCACCGAAGTGGAGGGCAGGCGGCTCGCGCTCAGCAACCTGGAGAAGGTGCTGTACCCGGCGACCGGCTTCACGAAGGGCGAGGTGCTGCACTACTACGCGACCGTGGCGGACGTCCTGCTCCCCCATCTGCGGGACCGGCCGCTGTCCTTCCTGCGCTACCCGGACGGGCCCGGCGGCCAGGTCTTCTTCGCCAAGAACGTGCCGCCCGGGACGCCCGACTGGGTCACCACCGCCGAGGTGCCGCGGTCGGAGGGGCCGGCCCGGATGGTGGTCGTGCAGGACCTGCCGAGTCTGGTGTGGGCGGCGAATCTCGTCACCGAGTTCCATACGCCCCAGTGGGTGATCCAGGAGCCGGAGACCGCCGACCGGCTCGTCTTCGACCTCGACCCCGGCGCGCCCGCCACGGTCGTCGAATGCTGCGAGGTCGCCGTGTGGCTGCGGGAGCGGCTGGCGCAGGACGGCATCGAGGCGTTTCCGAAGACCTCCGGATCCAAGGGGCTGCATCTGCTGGCGGCGGTGCGGGGCGCCTCGTCCGAACGGGTCACGGAGTACGCCAAGCGGCTGGCCGTGGAGGCGGAACAGGCCGCTCCGCGGCTGGTGCTGCATCGCATGACGCGGAGTCTGCGGCCGGGGAAGGTGTTCGTGGACTGGAGTCAGAACGCGGCGCGCAAGACGACGGCCGCGCCGTACACCTTGCGGGCGCGGGCGGAGCCGACGGTGTCGGCTCCGGTCACCTGGGAGGAGGTGGAGGAGTGCGGGTCGGCGGGGGCGCTCACGTTCTTCGCGGGGGATGTCGCCGCGCGGGTGCGGGATTTCGGGGACCTGTCGGGAGCGTTGTTCGAGGAGGGACGGGTGGGGGTGGTGCCGTGA
- the ku gene encoding non-homologous end joining protein Ku produces the protein MRSIWNGAISFGLVSIPIKLVNATENHSISFRQIHTEDGGRIRYRKVCELEEREVTSAEIGKGYEDADGTIIPITDEDLSHLPLPTAKTIEIVAFVPADRIDPLQMDAAYYLQAGGAPAAKPYTLLREALKRSHKVAIAKYALRGRERLGMLRVVGEAIAMHGLLWPDEVRAPEGVAPDTSVTVRDNELDLADALMDTLGEVDLADLHDEYREAVEEVVAAKAAGEAPPEAPAAPSSGKVLDLMAALEKSVRAAKESRGEASDSAHEPGAVEKAEVRRLPQRKSAGAAPKQTGGKKSTSTARKSTAAPRKSTAKSTQAAKKTTAGGSTAKKSAAKKTTSTAKKATAGTTAKTTAKTPAKKTAKKATPRKRTA, from the coding sequence GTGAGATCCATCTGGAACGGCGCCATCTCCTTCGGCCTCGTCAGCATCCCGATCAAGCTGGTGAACGCCACCGAGAACCACTCGATCTCCTTCCGCCAGATCCACACGGAGGACGGCGGCCGCATTCGCTACCGCAAGGTCTGCGAGCTGGAGGAGCGCGAGGTGACGTCGGCGGAGATCGGCAAGGGCTACGAGGACGCGGACGGCACGATCATCCCGATCACCGACGAGGACCTGTCCCACCTCCCGCTCCCGACCGCCAAGACCATCGAGATCGTGGCCTTCGTGCCGGCCGACCGGATCGACCCGCTCCAGATGGACGCCGCCTACTACCTCCAGGCGGGCGGTGCCCCGGCGGCCAAGCCGTACACCCTGCTCCGGGAGGCCCTGAAGCGCAGCCACAAGGTCGCGATCGCGAAGTACGCCCTCCGTGGCCGTGAGCGCCTCGGCATGCTCCGCGTGGTCGGCGAGGCGATCGCCATGCACGGCCTGCTCTGGCCGGACGAGGTCCGCGCGCCGGAGGGCGTCGCCCCGGACACCTCCGTCACCGTCCGCGACAACGAGCTGGACCTCGCGGACGCCCTGATGGACACCCTCGGCGAGGTCGACCTGGCGGACCTGCACGACGAGTACCGCGAGGCGGTGGAGGAGGTCGTCGCGGCGAAGGCGGCCGGCGAGGCGCCCCCGGAGGCCCCGGCCGCGCCGTCCAGCGGCAAGGTGCTGGATCTGATGGCGGCCCTGGAGAAGAGCGTCCGGGCGGCGAAGGAGTCGCGGGGTGAGGCCTCGGATTCCGCTCACGAGCCGGGGGCGGTCGAGAAGGCGGAGGTCAGACGCCTGCCCCAGCGCAAGTCGGCCGGCGCCGCGCCCAAGCAGACGGGCGGCAAGAAGTCGACGTCGACGGCGAGGAAGTCCACGGCCGCGCCGCGGAAGTCGACGGCGAAGTCCACCCAGGCCGCGAAGAAGACGACGGCGGGCGGGAGCACGGCCAAGAAGAGCGCCGCGAAGAAGACGACCTCGACTGCGAAGAAGGCGACGGCCGGGACCACCGCGAAGACGACCGCGAAGACGCCGGCCAAGAAGACGGCGAAGAAGGCGACGCCCCGCAAACGCACGGCCTGA
- a CDS encoding acyltransferase family protein yields the protein MPLFFLAGGHAAGGSWARSRDAGGTAAGWVGQRAARLLLPTAVYSGLVLLAVGVCGPLGVDPATLALVGWAMAMQFWFLPAYLLLSALTPALYALHARWGLRVPVVMGVAGFGVGVLVAAAGPARSGLVEAVGAVNYLLVWGVVYQFGFCWRDGLLTGRGRRTPAALALGGGAVFAALVGPGPFPVGLILVTGQDLSNTDPPSAALLAWAVAQVGVALWIAPAVRGALERDRAQRAVRVLGAGSMTLYLWHMLPVLIVAAAFYLTGLAPEPRYGSAGWWALRVPWLLVLGTVLAGVVRALRPLERRLVSVERAVRPDAGLRGAAAWRMWAGLGVSVCALTYFAGHGFAHGGTFPVPAALGLGTGTALLALRRRGGDLHDVDGVHDVESGEGGEALGGDERADLGAERGGPGDDGESHRVV from the coding sequence ATGCCGCTGTTCTTCCTGGCCGGCGGGCACGCCGCCGGCGGCTCCTGGGCGCGGAGCCGGGACGCCGGCGGAACCGCCGCCGGGTGGGTGGGGCAGCGGGCGGCGCGCCTGCTGCTGCCCACGGCCGTCTACAGCGGCCTCGTCCTGCTCGCCGTCGGCGTGTGCGGCCCGCTCGGGGTGGATCCCGCAACTCTCGCGCTGGTGGGCTGGGCGATGGCCATGCAGTTCTGGTTCCTGCCGGCGTATCTGCTGCTCAGCGCCCTGACGCCGGCGTTGTACGCCCTGCACGCGCGGTGGGGCCTGCGCGTGCCCGTGGTCATGGGCGTCGCCGGGTTCGGCGTCGGCGTGCTCGTCGCGGCCGCCGGGCCGGCGCGCTCCGGGCTCGTCGAGGCCGTCGGGGCGGTGAACTACCTGCTCGTGTGGGGCGTGGTCTACCAATTCGGCTTCTGCTGGCGGGACGGGCTGCTGACCGGCCGCGGGCGGCGGACGCCGGCCGCTCTGGCACTGGGCGGCGGGGCGGTGTTCGCCGCGCTCGTCGGGCCCGGGCCGTTCCCGGTCGGTCTCATCCTGGTGACGGGGCAGGATCTGAGCAACACCGATCCGCCGTCGGCGGCCCTGCTGGCCTGGGCGGTGGCGCAGGTGGGGGTGGCGCTGTGGATCGCGCCGGCGGTCCGCGGAGCGCTGGAACGGGACCGGGCGCAACGCGCGGTGCGGGTGCTGGGTGCCGGCAGCATGACGCTCTACCTGTGGCACATGCTGCCCGTGCTGATCGTCGCCGCCGCATTCTACCTCACCGGCCTCGCCCCCGAACCCCGGTACGGCTCGGCGGGCTGGTGGGCCCTGCGCGTGCCGTGGTTGCTGGTGCTGGGGACGGTCCTGGCCGGGGTCGTCCGGGCGTTGCGTCCGCTGGAGCGGAGGCTGGTCTCCGTGGAGAGGGCCGTCCGGCCCGATGCCGGGCTTCGCGGGGCGGCGGCCTGGCGCATGTGGGCGGGACTCGGGGTCAGCGTCTGCGCGCTGACCTACTTCGCGGGCCATGGGTTCGCGCACGGAGGCACGTTTCCCGTCCCGGCGGCGCTGGGGCTCGGGACGGGCACGGCACTACTGGCCCTCCGCCGCCGAGGTGGCGATCTGCACGACGTGGACGGAGTGCACGACGTGGAGAGCGGGGAGGGCGGGGAGGCCCTGGGCGGCGACGAACGGGCGGACCTGGGCGCCGAGCGCGGCGGCCCCGGGGACGATGGAGAGTCGCACCGGGTCGTCTGA
- a CDS encoding MFS transporter gives MVASCFGFVLIGALQALYGPSIPALREEFGLSPSAAGLGLSAHFAGGVAGVLLFDRRFGRTGNRRILAVAYLLMAAGAAGFALAPDWPFAILAALLAGIGFGGIDYGLNRLFATGFGSRSTAMLNILNAHFGVGAILGPAVIGAVGSEHYPALFLAFALANLPLLFCLRGVKDHTPQPAFADTGAAATASAATASADSVSPDTGGATPVGAALRSVLAVFVTLYVLHVGIEAGVGGWEPTHLESVGYGAGAAATATSVYWLMMTLGRFLAAPVALRFSAQAIITVSCAGMTACLLLAAIPDMAPYAYAGVGLFIAPIFPTGLPWLSRVAPGARRAGAIVMAASMLGGVAAGPALGKIIEWSGVRAVPLILAAVSAACLAATLWLTRTTSRPSP, from the coding sequence GTGGTCGCGTCCTGCTTCGGATTCGTGCTCATCGGGGCCCTCCAGGCCCTCTACGGTCCTTCGATCCCCGCCCTCCGTGAGGAGTTCGGACTCTCCCCCTCCGCCGCGGGCCTCGGCCTGAGCGCCCACTTCGCGGGCGGGGTCGCCGGCGTCCTCCTCTTCGACCGCCGCTTCGGACGCACCGGCAACCGCCGGATCCTCGCCGTCGCCTACCTGCTGATGGCGGCCGGGGCCGCAGGGTTCGCCCTCGCCCCCGACTGGCCGTTCGCCATCCTCGCGGCACTCCTCGCCGGCATCGGCTTCGGCGGCATCGACTACGGCCTCAACCGACTGTTCGCGACGGGCTTCGGAAGCCGTTCCACCGCGATGCTCAACATCCTCAACGCCCACTTCGGCGTCGGTGCGATCCTGGGTCCGGCCGTGATCGGAGCCGTCGGTTCCGAGCACTACCCGGCCCTCTTCCTGGCCTTCGCCCTGGCCAACCTCCCCCTGCTGTTCTGCCTGCGGGGCGTCAAGGACCACACCCCGCAGCCCGCGTTCGCCGACACCGGGGCCGCCGCCACCGCGTCCGCTGCCACCGCGTCCGCCGACTCCGTGTCCCCTGACACCGGGGGCGCCACGCCCGTAGGGGCCGCGCTGCGTTCCGTCCTCGCCGTCTTCGTCACCCTCTACGTGCTGCACGTGGGCATCGAGGCAGGCGTGGGCGGCTGGGAACCCACCCATCTGGAGTCGGTCGGCTACGGCGCGGGGGCGGCCGCCACCGCGACCAGCGTCTACTGGCTGATGATGACTCTCGGCCGCTTCCTGGCCGCCCCGGTCGCCCTGCGCTTCTCCGCCCAGGCGATCATCACGGTCTCCTGCGCCGGCATGACGGCCTGCCTCCTCCTGGCGGCGATCCCGGACATGGCCCCCTACGCCTACGCCGGCGTGGGTCTCTTCATCGCCCCGATCTTCCCCACCGGCCTGCCCTGGCTCAGCCGGGTCGCCCCCGGCGCCCGCCGGGCCGGCGCGATCGTCATGGCCGCGTCCATGCTGGGCGGCGTGGCTGCGGGCCCGGCACTCGGCAAGATCATCGAGTGGTCGGGCGTCCGGGCCGTCCCCCTCATCCTCGCGGCCGTCTCGGCAGCCTGCCTGGCGGCCACCCTCTGGCTCACCCGGACAACAAGCCGACCTTCCCCCTGA
- a CDS encoding glycoside hydrolase family 35 protein: protein MPALATTSDGFLLHGDPFRILSGAMHYFRVHPDQWADRLRKARLMGLNTVETYLPWNLHQPEPGTLVLDGLLDLPRFLRLAAAEGLHVLLRPGPFICAEWDGGGLPHWLTTDPDIRLRTSDPRFTEAVDRYLDLLLPPLLPYMAASGGPVIAVQVENEYGAYGDDIAYLKHIEHALRSRGVEELLFTCDQTAGDHLRNGTLPGVLATGTFGSRVEESLRRLREAQPEGPLMCSEFWIGWFDHWGGPHHGRDAEDAAADLDRLLAAGASVNIYMFHGGTNFGYTNGANHHHAYVPTVTSYDYDAPLTESGDPGPKYHAFREVIARHAPVPDEPVPAPSPKLAPTTVRLTHRTPLIPPAGRPVRAKDPLSADDMGRRAGYTLYRTTVPTPGHGLLHFEGGVGDRAQIFLDGAPAGVLERERYEETLPVHVPRADAVLDVLVENMGRVNYGPRIGVPKGLLGPVTFMGRPLRDWDCHALPLDDAPSTTTLTATDPEPVAPESAPTGTLTSRVPVPEAFASSGPAFHHGTFDVRTPADAFLSLPGWTKGQAWINGFHLGRYWNRGPQRTLYVPAPILRRGVNDLVLLELHGATTSDAHLTDVPDLGPTGP, encoded by the coding sequence ATGCCCGCCCTCGCCACCACCTCCGACGGCTTCCTCCTCCACGGTGACCCCTTCCGCATCCTCTCCGGGGCGATGCACTACTTCCGCGTCCATCCCGACCAGTGGGCCGACCGGCTGCGCAAGGCCCGGCTCATGGGCCTGAACACCGTCGAGACGTACCTCCCCTGGAACCTCCACCAGCCCGAACCCGGCACCCTGGTCCTCGACGGTCTGCTCGACCTGCCCCGCTTCCTGCGCCTGGCCGCGGCCGAGGGCCTGCACGTCCTCCTCCGCCCCGGCCCCTTCATCTGCGCGGAGTGGGACGGCGGCGGCCTGCCCCACTGGCTCACCACCGACCCCGACATCCGCCTGCGCACCAGCGACCCGCGCTTCACGGAAGCCGTCGACCGCTACCTCGACCTCCTGCTCCCGCCGCTCCTGCCGTACATGGCCGCGTCGGGCGGCCCCGTCATCGCCGTGCAGGTGGAGAACGAGTACGGCGCGTACGGCGACGACATCGCCTACCTCAAGCACATCGAGCACGCCCTGCGCTCCCGGGGCGTCGAGGAACTGCTCTTCACCTGCGACCAGACCGCCGGCGACCACCTCCGCAACGGGACGCTGCCCGGCGTCCTCGCCACCGGCACCTTCGGCAGCCGGGTGGAGGAGTCGCTGCGCCGGCTCCGCGAGGCACAGCCCGAAGGCCCCCTGATGTGCTCGGAGTTCTGGATCGGCTGGTTCGACCACTGGGGCGGCCCGCACCACGGGAGGGACGCCGAGGACGCCGCCGCCGACCTGGACCGGCTCCTCGCCGCGGGCGCCTCCGTCAACATCTACATGTTCCACGGCGGCACCAACTTCGGTTACACCAACGGCGCCAACCACCACCACGCCTACGTGCCCACCGTCACCTCCTACGACTACGACGCCCCGCTCACCGAGAGCGGCGACCCGGGCCCGAAGTACCACGCCTTCCGTGAGGTCATCGCCCGCCACGCCCCGGTCCCGGACGAGCCGGTCCCGGCGCCGTCGCCCAAACTCGCCCCGACCACGGTCCGGTTGACGCACCGCACGCCCCTCATCCCGCCGGCCGGCCGCCCGGTCCGCGCCAAGGACCCGCTCTCCGCCGACGACATGGGCCGGCGCGCCGGCTACACCCTGTACCGGACGACCGTCCCCACCCCGGGGCACGGCCTGCTGCACTTCGAGGGGGGAGTGGGGGACCGGGCCCAGATCTTCCTGGACGGCGCTCCGGCCGGCGTCCTGGAGCGCGAACGTTACGAGGAGACCCTGCCGGTCCACGTCCCGCGCGCGGACGCCGTCCTCGACGTGCTCGTGGAGAACATGGGCCGGGTCAACTACGGACCCCGCATCGGCGTCCCGAAGGGCCTGCTGGGCCCGGTCACCTTCATGGGACGACCCCTGCGGGACTGGGACTGCCACGCCCTCCCGCTCGACGACGCCCCCTCCACGACGACCCTCACCGCCACCGACCCGGAGCCCGTCGCCCCTGAGAGCGCGCCCACCGGGACCCTCACCTCCCGGGTCCCCGTCCCCGAGGCCTTCGCCTCGTCCGGGCCCGCCTTCCACCACGGCACCTTCGACGTGCGGACCCCGGCCGACGCCTTCCTGTCCCTCCCCGGCTGGACCAAGGGCCAGGCCTGGATCAACGGCTTCCACCTCGGCCGCTACTGGAACCGCGGCCCCCAGCGCACCCTCTACGTCCCCGCCCCGATCCTGCGCAGGGGCGTCAACGACCTGGTCCTCCTCGAACTGCACGGCGCCACGACGTCCGACGCCCACCTCACCGACGTCCCGGACCTAGGCCCGACGGGCCCCTGA
- a CDS encoding LacI family DNA-binding transcriptional regulator — MTGSAADGPAPRGRSRRNFAGARPVMDDVAKLAGVSKQTVSRVLNDHPAVRAETREAVRTAMRALGYRPSSSARSLASGRTRMLGVISFDAARYGPASTLTAINTAAQEAGYLVSSIALDTADRDTVVRAADRLSAEGADGVIAIAPQVRLARALAEAHLDTPLVVMDNDLGDGTPMVTSDARTGARKATRHLLSLGHPTVRHLAGPTGWTSADRRADSWRATLEAAGAEVHVPLVGDWSADSGYDRGRELAKDPGLTAVFVSNDQMALGVLRALHEAGRRVPEDVSVVGYDDIPEAAHFLPPLTTIRTDFTDIGTIALRVLLARIDSPPQPSRAPEPSLTLIPVDLRVRHSTTAPPRSHPRHPTV, encoded by the coding sequence ATGACCGGTAGCGCTGCCGACGGCCCGGCGCCCAGGGGACGCAGCAGACGCAACTTCGCCGGAGCCCGCCCGGTGATGGATGACGTCGCGAAGCTGGCGGGCGTCTCCAAGCAGACGGTCTCCCGGGTGCTCAACGACCACCCGGCCGTCCGCGCCGAGACGAGGGAGGCGGTCCGGACGGCGATGCGCGCGCTGGGCTACCGTCCCAGCAGCAGCGCCCGCTCGTTGGCCAGCGGCCGTACCCGCATGCTCGGCGTGATCTCCTTCGACGCGGCCCGCTACGGCCCCGCCTCGACCCTGACCGCGATCAACACCGCGGCGCAGGAGGCGGGCTACCTGGTGAGCTCGATCGCGCTGGACACCGCGGACCGGGACACGGTGGTGCGGGCCGCCGACCGGCTCTCGGCGGAGGGCGCGGACGGCGTGATCGCGATCGCCCCCCAGGTCCGGCTGGCGCGCGCCCTCGCGGAGGCCCACCTCGACACCCCGCTGGTCGTCATGGACAACGACCTCGGCGACGGCACCCCCATGGTCACCTCCGACGCGCGTACCGGCGCCCGCAAGGCGACGCGGCACCTGCTCTCCCTCGGCCACCCCACGGTCCGCCACCTCGCCGGCCCGACGGGCTGGACGTCGGCGGACCGCCGGGCGGACAGCTGGCGCGCCACACTCGAGGCGGCGGGGGCCGAGGTGCACGTTCCCCTCGTCGGCGACTGGAGCGCGGACTCCGGCTACGACCGGGGCCGCGAACTGGCGAAGGACCCGGGCCTGACCGCGGTCTTCGTCTCGAACGACCAGATGGCTCTCGGCGTGCTGCGCGCCCTCCACGAGGCGGGCCGCCGCGTCCCCGAGGACGTCAGCGTGGTCGGCTACGACGACATCCCGGAAGCCGCCCACTTCCTTCCCCCGCTGACCACGATCCGCACCGACTTCACCGACATCGGCACCATCGCCCTGCGCGTCCTCCTGGCCCGGATCGACAGCCCGCCCCAGCCCTCCCGGGCGCCGGAGCCCTCCCTCACCCTCATCCCGGTCGACCTGCGAGTGCGCCACAGCACGACAGCCCCGCCCCGCTCACACCCACGGCACCCGACCGTCTGA